A portion of the Halodesulfovibrio aestuarii DSM 17919 = ATCC 29578 genome contains these proteins:
- a CDS encoding helix-turn-helix domain-containing protein, with the protein MTHSTILMVKYDPENAQAWAIIMNRIRQEYAEGNTQLSIAQKLGVTKVAVSRWLSEDRGGERTTFGDMLRYAKALGIPYNELIDMPCQANQLETTNFDKALATILTQAVADADLTAAELARQTGLPESQLTDILTGNIPATGAALHKICTVVEVGASILLRKADKLMQKGLK; encoded by the coding sequence GTGACACATAGTACAATTCTTATGGTTAAATACGATCCTGAAAATGCCCAAGCATGGGCAATTATTATGAATAGAATCCGTCAAGAGTATGCCGAGGGCAATACTCAACTTTCAATCGCCCAAAAACTTGGCGTTACAAAAGTTGCAGTAAGCCGATGGCTTAGTGAAGATCGTGGAGGCGAACGGACGACGTTCGGAGATATGCTGCGATATGCAAAAGCGCTGGGTATTCCATACAATGAGCTTATTGATATGCCCTGCCAAGCTAATCAGCTTGAAACAACAAACTTTGACAAAGCATTAGCGACAATTCTTACGCAGGCTGTAGCTGATGCAGACCTGACAGCAGCAGAGCTTGCCCGACAGACAGGTTTACCGGAATCACAACTTACCGACATTTTGACTGGTAATATACCAGCTACCGGCGCAGCTCTTCATAAAATCTGCACAGTTGTCGAGGTAGGCGCATCAATTTTATTAAGGAAAGCTGACAAGCTTATGCAAAAAGGCTTGAAATAA
- a CDS encoding DUF6475 domain-containing protein, which yields MDWNNKQQRERFLQGLAGLCELHNRQATEAMAKLYFFALQQFEIEDVLRAMVKAVTASKFFPRPAEIIEFIQGNPEDVAEVEASKVLEAVKRVGAYKSVVFDNPVTAAVIEHGFGGWVKLCSEMRADSEKWFRKDFCKLYVSFSRQDVRYFGELAGRAAIANEANCTPNYEQVALIGNAGKAQNALTVRREEQLSLITMLANDAAKHDAAGA from the coding sequence ATGGATTGGAACAACAAGCAACAGCGTGAGCGATTCCTTCAGGGGCTTGCTGGCTTGTGTGAATTGCATAACCGGCAGGCAACGGAAGCGATGGCTAAACTCTATTTTTTTGCACTGCAACAATTTGAAATTGAGGACGTGTTGCGCGCAATGGTCAAGGCTGTAACTGCCTCCAAGTTTTTTCCAAGACCGGCGGAGATCATCGAGTTTATTCAGGGGAATCCTGAAGATGTGGCCGAGGTGGAAGCCAGTAAGGTACTTGAGGCTGTTAAGCGTGTCGGGGCATATAAATCCGTTGTGTTCGATAATCCAGTTACCGCTGCAGTGATAGAGCACGGTTTTGGCGGATGGGTGAAGTTGTGCAGCGAAATGCGGGCAGATAGCGAAAAGTGGTTTCGTAAAGATTTTTGTAAGCTGTACGTAAGTTTTTCCCGGCAAGATGTGCGGTATTTTGGCGAATTGGCAGGGCGGGCAGCCATTGCAAATGAAGCGAATTGTACACCGAATTATGAGCAGGTTGCATTAATCGGCAATGCTGGGAAAGCGCAAAACGCGCTGACAGTCAGGAGGGAAGAACAGCTGAGTCTGATTACTATGCTGGCAAATGATGCGGCGAAACACGATGCTGCGGGGGCGTAG
- a CDS encoding ABC transporter ATP-binding protein produces MVPMQIEIVDIHKTFTSSRGVQQVLRGISFSLEAGKIAALTGCSGSGKTTLLHCIGGIETPDSGSVVCFSHQITAMSAVERSRFMRKDLGVVFQKGNLLAYLTVAENIAFPLKLNRVGKKESASRIDELLEQVGLSDAKNAMPHELSGGELQRASIARALAHKPKLLLADEPTASLDSVTGREVVNLISSLSYEQKCTTIFSTHDMEIINIADNIFQLHDGKLVAAT; encoded by the coding sequence ATGGTTCCTATGCAAATTGAAATTGTAGACATCCACAAGACATTTACATCATCACGGGGAGTACAGCAGGTTCTCCGCGGGATATCCTTCAGCTTGGAAGCAGGAAAAATTGCAGCTCTTACAGGATGTTCCGGCTCTGGAAAAACAACGCTCCTTCACTGTATCGGAGGGATTGAAACTCCAGATTCAGGGAGTGTTGTATGTTTTTCTCATCAAATCACCGCCATGAGTGCTGTAGAACGTTCCCGCTTCATGCGGAAAGACTTGGGAGTAGTTTTCCAGAAAGGAAATCTGTTGGCCTATCTTACTGTAGCGGAAAATATCGCATTTCCCCTTAAATTGAATAGGGTCGGGAAAAAAGAAAGCGCATCCCGCATTGATGAATTACTGGAACAGGTGGGATTATCAGACGCTAAGAATGCGATGCCTCATGAACTTTCCGGCGGGGAGCTGCAACGGGCTTCCATTGCAAGGGCTCTGGCACATAAACCGAAGCTTCTTCTTGCAGATGAACCCACTGCAAGCCTGGATTCTGTAACTGGCAGAGAGGTGGTAAACCTCATCAGTTCGTTAAGCTATGAGCAGAAATGTACAACGATTTTCTCCACACATGACATGGAGATTATCAACATTGCAGACAACATTTTTCAGTTGCACGATGGAAAGCTGGTCGCAGCTACCTAG